In Serratia marcescens subsp. marcescens ATCC 13880, a single genomic region encodes these proteins:
- a CDS encoding methyl-accepting chemotaxis protein, whose product MNIKLTLGRRAKPAAALPHAFGIGKSMGLLGGVICVIALFSLLQLFSTVFISNILRDAKVNLVTGDGLHRQQATMDRARLSLLTASDSLNRAGIYYLQDKVTGSDGSWHSLLDESLAALAASKQAFARFERLSAAAPEATGALKDSYRLFYDGLKEQAQGLQNSASIDAFFAVPIQAFQADFNEKYLAYQALNEQRGDDVNVRQLAALEQAKTFALGALAALALIAVGVWFGVARWVIAPLQRAIVHLNVLAAGDLSRPLPPERALNREMRQLQTSIGHMQSGLQRLVSEVRDAASGILNGVERLAGGNRQLTAQSAKQDGELQLATEHVQQLAARVEENGQYAQQASQRTELARQCAGAGEQMMQTVNVSMHGIVNQSAEMRGIVALIDSVAFQTHILALNAAIEAAHAGVHGRGFAIVAKEVGLLAQKSSHSTRDIQQLINRSLLQIDQGSQAVELLTGNLRQIIDLVNKCSALMGEISLASFNQGESIQAVTARIATLNQVAQQTGDVVSAVTEASQSLQGESERLEKAMARFRLPVQ is encoded by the coding sequence ATGAACATAAAACTGACACTTGGCCGCCGGGCAAAACCTGCGGCAGCGCTGCCGCACGCATTTGGCATCGGCAAGAGCATGGGCTTATTAGGCGGCGTAATTTGCGTTATTGCGCTATTTTCTCTGCTGCAATTGTTTTCCACCGTATTTATTTCCAATATTCTGCGCGACGCCAAGGTTAACCTGGTGACGGGCGACGGGTTGCATCGCCAGCAGGCGACAATGGATCGCGCCAGACTGTCGCTGCTGACGGCCAGCGACAGCCTGAACCGCGCGGGCATCTATTATCTGCAGGACAAAGTCACCGGCTCCGACGGCAGTTGGCATAGCCTGCTGGATGAATCGTTGGCGGCGTTGGCGGCTTCAAAGCAGGCCTTTGCCCGGTTCGAGCGCTTGAGCGCGGCTGCGCCCGAAGCGACGGGCGCCCTGAAAGACAGTTATCGCCTGTTCTATGACGGCCTGAAGGAACAGGCGCAAGGGTTGCAAAACAGCGCCAGCATCGATGCGTTTTTCGCCGTGCCGATCCAGGCGTTTCAGGCGGATTTCAACGAAAAGTACCTCGCGTATCAGGCGCTGAACGAACAGCGTGGCGATGACGTCAACGTGCGGCAATTGGCGGCGCTGGAGCAGGCCAAAACCTTTGCGCTTGGCGCATTGGCCGCGCTGGCGCTGATCGCCGTGGGGGTGTGGTTCGGCGTCGCTCGCTGGGTGATAGCACCGCTGCAGCGGGCAATTGTCCACCTCAACGTGCTGGCCGCCGGCGATCTTTCGCGGCCGCTGCCGCCTGAGCGGGCGTTGAACCGCGAGATGCGTCAGCTGCAGACCAGCATTGGCCATATGCAAAGCGGCTTGCAGCGCCTGGTAAGCGAGGTGCGCGATGCGGCGAGCGGGATCCTGAACGGCGTCGAGCGGCTGGCGGGCGGCAATCGACAGTTGACGGCGCAGTCGGCGAAGCAGGACGGGGAATTGCAGTTGGCGACCGAGCACGTGCAGCAGCTGGCGGCGCGGGTGGAAGAAAACGGCCAATACGCCCAGCAGGCCAGCCAACGAACCGAATTGGCCCGGCAGTGCGCCGGCGCCGGTGAGCAGATGATGCAAACCGTCAACGTTTCGATGCACGGGATCGTCAACCAATCGGCCGAGATGCGCGGCATTGTCGCGCTGATCGACAGCGTGGCGTTCCAGACCCATATTCTGGCGCTGAATGCGGCGATCGAGGCCGCGCATGCCGGCGTTCACGGCCGCGGCTTTGCCATCGTAGCCAAAGAGGTGGGCCTGCTGGCGCAAAAAAGCAGCCATTCGACGCGCGATATCCAACAGTTGATCAACCGTTCGCTGCTGCAAATCGATCAAGGATCGCAGGCGGTCGAACTTCTGACGGGCAATCTGCGCCAGATTATCGATCTGGTGAACAAATGCAGCGCGCTGATGGGGGAAATCTCGTTGGCGTCGTTCAATCAAGGGGAGAGCATTCAGGCCGTGACGGCGCGCATTGCGACGCTGAATCAGGTGGCGCAGCAAACCGGCGACGTGGTGAGCGCGGTGACCGAGGCTTCGCAGTCGCTGCAGGGCGAATCGGAACGCTTGGAAAAAGCGATGGCGCGTTTCAGGCTGCCTGTGCAATAA
- the osmB gene encoding osmotically-inducible lipoprotein OsmB, translated as MNIKRAAGVLVVVMATLSVTACGHMSNRDRNTAIGAGVGAVGGAVLTDGSTLGTLGGAALGGIIGHQTSR; from the coding sequence ATGAATATTAAACGTGCCGCAGGTGTGTTGGTGGTGGTGATGGCGACGCTTTCCGTTACCGCATGTGGGCATATGTCCAATCGCGATCGCAACACGGCGATCGGCGCGGGCGTCGGCGCGGTCGGCGGCGCTGTGCTGACCGACGGCAGCACGCTGGGCACCCTCGGCGGCGCAGCGCTGGGCGGCATTATCGGCCACCAGACCAGCCGTTAA